One region of Dokdonia sp. 4H-3-7-5 genomic DNA includes:
- a CDS encoding biotin-dependent carboxyltransferase family protein: protein MKPSISILHPGFYTTVQDNGREGYAHLGVPQSGAMDKHAFMIANAILNNIPHAAMLECTLLGPTIVFNHDVNFVITGSNAGATLDGAQVMEGVPVLAKAKQVLKMSKINGGSRSYLAFAGGLDSQTILGSKSWYYPLTPEGKLTVGMELPLGISKYGKSKGAHLKMQSQSGVIHSSVVTIKVYQGPEFSKLTYNQQQQLSDHVFTVSNLWNRMAIQLVEPLPNTLKGIYTSPVIPGTVQLTPSGKLIFLMNDCQTTGGYPRVLQVVASDLNKLAQMQQGSQFLLNVT, encoded by the coding sequence ATGAAACCTTCTATTTCCATACTGCACCCGGGATTTTATACAACTGTCCAAGATAATGGTAGAGAAGGTTACGCGCATCTAGGAGTTCCACAAAGTGGTGCTATGGATAAACATGCTTTTATGATTGCAAATGCTATTCTCAATAATATACCTCATGCAGCAATGCTAGAGTGTACTTTGCTGGGGCCTACTATAGTATTCAATCATGATGTCAACTTTGTAATTACTGGTAGCAATGCAGGAGCTACGCTAGATGGGGCTCAGGTAATGGAAGGCGTTCCTGTTTTGGCGAAAGCCAAACAAGTATTAAAAATGTCTAAAATAAACGGAGGATCTAGAAGCTATCTCGCTTTTGCAGGAGGACTAGATTCTCAAACAATACTTGGTAGTAAAAGCTGGTATTACCCACTTACACCAGAAGGAAAGCTCACCGTAGGGATGGAGCTACCTTTAGGTATCTCGAAATATGGCAAATCAAAAGGTGCACATCTCAAGATGCAATCACAATCTGGGGTAATACATTCATCTGTAGTTACTATTAAAGTTTATCAGGGGCCTGAGTTTTCAAAGCTCACTTACAACCAGCAACAACAATTAAGTGATCATGTATTTACGGTTTCAAACTTATGGAATAGGATGGCAATACAACTTGTTGAGCCTTTACCAAACACGCTAAAAGGTATATATACAAGTCCCGTTATACCAGGAACAGTACAGCTTACACCCTCTGGTAAATTAATTTTTTTAATGAATGACTGTCAGACTACAGGAGGATATCCTAGAGTACTACAAGTAGTCGCTAGTGATCTTAATAAACTGGCGCAAATGCAACAGGGTAGTCA
- the pxpB gene encoding 5-oxoprolinase subunit PxpB has protein sequence MCQYNFHISRLGDYSLLIQIESPPSQDLLNWLLIKKATLSKLLNVELVHTYNELLVKKCISKDTSIDALVHQISTVLNIPVLNSDYNSVLYKIPVCYSNRFAPDLKEYASQVKCTIPEIIEIHTSREYPIYFLGFLPGFPYLENLDDRLHLDRKSVPSRSIAKGSVAIGGTQTGIYPQDSPGGWHVIGRTPILLFDATKATPGLFKAGDIIKFYAINEADFEKIAMSNNL, from the coding sequence ATGTGCCAGTATAATTTTCATATTAGTAGGTTAGGAGACTATTCGTTATTAATTCAAATAGAAAGTCCTCCTTCTCAGGATCTTTTGAATTGGCTGCTCATTAAAAAAGCGACTCTATCAAAGCTTCTTAATGTTGAGCTAGTGCATACATATAATGAGCTTCTAGTAAAGAAATGTATATCTAAGGATACTAGCATAGACGCTTTAGTTCATCAAATCTCTACGGTGCTCAATATTCCGGTGTTAAACAGTGATTATAATAGTGTATTATATAAAATCCCTGTTTGTTATAGTAATAGGTTTGCTCCGGATTTAAAGGAGTATGCAAGCCAAGTGAAATGTACAATACCTGAAATTATAGAAATTCATACAAGTAGAGAGTATCCCATTTACTTCTTAGGGTTTTTACCCGGTTTTCCATATTTAGAAAATCTCGATGATAGATTACATCTTGACAGAAAATCCGTTCCCTCGCGCTCAATAGCAAAAGGAAGTGTTGCCATCGGAGGAACTCAAACTGGTATTTATCCTCAAGATAGTCCTGGTGGCTGGCATGTCATTGGCAGAACTCCTATTTTGTTATTTGACGCAACAAAAGCAACACCTGGTCTGTTCAAGGCAGGCGATATAATTAAATTTTATGCCATTAATGAGGCTGATTTTGAGAAGATAGCAATGTCTAATAATTTATGA
- the pxpA gene encoding 5-oxoprolinase subunit PxpA, producing the protein MMHIDLNSDVGEGVGNEAQLIPYLSSCNIACGGHAGDTATMLEVLAFAKISNVKIGAHPSYPDRKNFGREAMTISYELLKESITSQIKLLISLAAKSGQHVHHVKPHGALYNEAAKNEEIAHLIIDTILEIDDRLVLYVPHNSVIASLAVSKLAISIEGFADRNYNDDYSLVSRSSPAAVLTSHNAVLPHVLRMVKKRQLKTINNLTLPFDVDTLCVHGDTENALQIVKEIHQAFAQEHILIK; encoded by the coding sequence ATGATGCATATAGATCTCAATAGCGATGTAGGTGAAGGTGTAGGGAACGAGGCTCAGTTAATACCGTATTTGAGCTCTTGTAACATCGCTTGCGGTGGTCATGCGGGAGATACAGCAACGATGTTGGAAGTTCTCGCTTTCGCGAAAATATCTAATGTGAAAATTGGTGCTCATCCCAGTTACCCGGATCGCAAGAATTTTGGTCGTGAGGCAATGACTATTTCTTATGAACTTTTAAAAGAGTCAATAACTTCTCAAATTAAACTTCTTATTAGTTTAGCAGCAAAAAGTGGACAACACGTACATCACGTAAAACCACATGGTGCGTTATATAACGAAGCTGCCAAAAATGAAGAAATAGCTCATCTCATTATAGATACCATACTTGAGATAGATGACCGTCTTGTGCTCTACGTACCTCATAATTCTGTAATCGCATCGCTAGCTGTTTCAAAACTAGCTATAAGCATAGAAGGTTTTGCAGATAGAAATTATAATGATGATTACTCACTAGTATCTCGTAGTTCACCAGCTGCGGTATTAACATCTCATAATGCAGTCTTACCTCACGTATTACGAATGGTAAAGAAGCGCCAACTAAAAACAATCAACAATCTTACACTTCCTTTTGACGTAGATACACTTTGCGTCCACGGCGATACAGAAAATGCATTACAGATTGTAAAAGAAATTCACCAGGCTTTTGCTCAAGAGCATATTTTAATAAAGTGA
- a CDS encoding Nramp family divalent metal transporter → MNNKFKLSGPGVLVAAAFIGPGTVTVCTITGVAYGFTLLWAMVLSIIATIVLQEMAARIGLVSGKGLAGVIRDSLSNKITQTFAVILMLSAIAIGNAAYEAGNISGGVLGIEALGFSSSLSVGTLDINSWSLVLGILASIILFVGNYKVLERILVTLVIIMSIAFVTTAFVTKPDILAVLKGSFIPSFPDGSLLTIVALVGTTVVPYNLFLHASLVSEKWRNASDLPAARRDTIVAVILGGLVSMAIIICAAAIQGSEIKNAADLAQSLEPLFGDYARYFIGLGLGAAGLTSAITAPLAAAYVVQGCLGWKRDLKSAKFRAVWLTILILGIVFSSIGYSPVEIIQFAQVANGVLLPIIAGYLIWIVNKRDVLGNYVNSSLQNGISIVIWLVVFVLGARTILKVFGLL, encoded by the coding sequence ATGAATAATAAATTCAAATTATCAGGTCCTGGTGTATTAGTAGCTGCCGCCTTTATAGGTCCGGGAACAGTCACTGTATGTACAATTACAGGAGTTGCCTATGGATTTACTTTATTATGGGCTATGGTATTATCCATTATAGCTACCATAGTGTTGCAAGAAATGGCAGCTCGCATAGGTCTTGTATCTGGTAAAGGATTAGCCGGCGTTATAAGAGATTCATTATCAAATAAAATTACACAAACTTTTGCCGTTATCTTAATGCTTAGCGCTATAGCGATAGGCAATGCAGCATATGAGGCAGGTAATATAAGTGGAGGCGTTCTAGGTATAGAAGCACTCGGTTTTTCGAGCTCATTAAGCGTGGGTACTTTGGATATTAATAGTTGGTCTTTAGTGCTAGGAATCCTCGCTAGCATCATCCTATTTGTTGGAAATTACAAAGTGCTAGAGCGCATACTGGTCACACTTGTTATTATCATGAGTATAGCTTTTGTAACAACGGCATTTGTAACAAAGCCAGATATACTAGCTGTTTTAAAAGGTAGTTTTATTCCATCTTTTCCAGATGGTAGCTTACTCACTATAGTTGCACTGGTAGGTACTACCGTAGTTCCTTATAATTTATTTTTACATGCCTCATTAGTTAGTGAGAAGTGGCGCAATGCGTCAGATTTACCAGCTGCACGTCGTGATACTATTGTTGCAGTAATTTTAGGAGGTTTGGTTAGTATGGCAATCATCATTTGTGCAGCAGCCATACAGGGAAGTGAGATAAAAAATGCAGCAGATCTTGCTCAAAGCCTAGAGCCTCTATTCGGAGATTATGCGAGGTATTTTATTGGGTTAGGATTAGGAGCAGCCGGCTTAACCTCTGCTATTACAGCACCTCTTGCAGCGGCGTATGTTGTGCAAGGTTGTTTAGGGTGGAAACGAGATCTTAAATCAGCTAAGTTTAGAGCAGTCTGGCTTACAATTCTTATACTAGGCATTGTTTTTTCATCTATAGGGTACAGCCCTGTAGAGATTATTCAGTTTGCACAAGTAGCAAATGGTGTCTTATTACCTATAATTGCTGGTTACTTAATCTGGATAGTAAATAAACGGGATGTACTAGGTAATTATGTAAACTCATCACTTCAAAATGGAATTTCAATCGTTATTTGGTTAGTTGTTTTTGTGCTAGGTGCGCGCACTATCTTAAAAGTATTTGGACTATTATGA
- a CDS encoding PAS domain-containing sensor histidine kinase — protein sequence MISQKKSLDQTAHEAVSLNSFKKFLDQVEGFFFRIEFDKRSKKYSFPFITENAESLYGLTLEYLQDNAHVVSDLIYIDDRKLVLDAIYESMRTFNPWIQQFRFLLPSGAHGWVNIHATPEKLSENVVSWHGYATDITEMKNTQLELLRVKDRFEFALEGSEIGVWDWDIKNDEVYYSDKSLEFLEIPRDSILLSDSTWTDKVHPDDKQMYFDDMNAYFEGRTKYYSGQHRIFSSSGTYKWIQDKGKAVEWDEKGKPSRMIGTHVDITAMKEFEEDILSKNKLIESHNGRLKNFALIVSHNLRTHAGNLKSILQLIDDAESPEEKKELAPYLNDISDGLSGTINNLNDIASSNRSLSDTPKLILLREYIDKTINTLQAQITEKDVVVICDIPNDIQITYNAAYLESILFNLISNAVKYSDSNRQSIVKINAEMISINDLLLSVEDNGLGLDLNANGGKLFGLYKTFHRNEDAKGLGLFMTKNQIEDMGDEISVSSVKGEGSIFSVLFKNKLP from the coding sequence ATGATATCACAAAAAAAATCTCTAGACCAGACCGCTCACGAGGCAGTAAGCCTCAATAGTTTCAAGAAATTCTTAGATCAAGTAGAAGGTTTTTTCTTTAGAATTGAATTCGATAAGCGGTCTAAAAAATATTCATTTCCCTTTATTACAGAGAATGCAGAATCACTGTATGGTCTCACACTAGAATATCTTCAAGATAATGCGCATGTAGTTTCCGATTTAATATATATAGATGATAGAAAATTGGTTCTAGATGCTATTTATGAATCTATGAGAACCTTTAATCCTTGGATTCAGCAATTTAGATTTCTTTTGCCATCAGGGGCTCACGGATGGGTAAATATACATGCCACACCAGAAAAGCTTTCTGAGAATGTAGTAAGCTGGCATGGTTATGCCACAGATATTACTGAGATGAAAAATACTCAGTTAGAATTGCTTAGAGTTAAGGATCGATTTGAGTTTGCTCTCGAAGGATCAGAAATAGGAGTTTGGGATTGGGATATTAAAAATGATGAAGTTTATTACTCAGACAAGTCATTAGAATTTTTAGAGATTCCTAGAGATAGTATACTGCTAAGCGATAGTACATGGACAGATAAAGTACATCCAGATGATAAGCAAATGTATTTTGATGATATGAATGCATACTTTGAGGGACGTACTAAATACTATTCAGGGCAACATCGTATTTTTTCTTCAAGCGGGACATATAAGTGGATTCAAGATAAGGGCAAGGCTGTAGAGTGGGATGAAAAAGGAAAGCCATCGCGCATGATAGGAACTCATGTTGATATTACAGCGATGAAGGAGTTTGAAGAAGACATTCTTAGCAAGAATAAACTTATAGAAAGTCATAATGGACGCCTTAAAAACTTTGCTCTCATCGTATCACATAACCTAAGAACACATGCAGGAAATCTCAAAAGTATTCTACAGCTCATAGATGATGCCGAGAGTCCAGAGGAGAAGAAAGAGTTAGCTCCTTACCTCAATGATATCTCAGACGGTTTAAGTGGTACAATAAATAATCTTAATGATATAGCTTCTTCAAATAGAAGCTTATCTGATACTCCAAAGCTTATTCTCTTGAGAGAATATATAGATAAAACAATCAATACACTTCAAGCTCAAATAACTGAGAAAGATGTTGTTGTAATCTGTGATATTCCTAATGATATCCAGATTACTTATAATGCTGCATATCTAGAAAGTATTTTGTTTAATCTAATATCAAATGCGGTTAAGTATAGTGATAGTAATAGGCAGTCTATCGTAAAAATTAATGCGGAGATGATATCCATAAATGACTTGTTATTATCTGTAGAGGATAATGGATTAGGCCTTGATCTCAATGCAAATGGAGGTAAGCTATTTGGACTTTATAAAACATTTCACCGTAATGAAGACGCAAAAGGTTTAGGCTTATTTATGACCAAAAACCAAATAGAAGACATGGGTGATGAGATAAGTGTTTCTAGTGTAAAAGGCGAGGGTTCTATTTTTAGTGTACTCTTTAAAAATAAATTACCGTAG
- a CDS encoding YifB family Mg chelatase-like AAA ATPase, producing MLTKVYGSAVFGVDATTITIEVNVDKGVGYHLVGLPDNAIKESSYRIAAALQNNGYKIPGKKLILNMSPADLRKEGSAYDLPLATGILIATEQIKGDEVEKYILMGELSLDGGLQPIKGALPIAIKAREEGYKGFILPAQNAKEAAIVDGLDVYGVENISEVIAFFDKGTPLEPTVIDTRAEFYKNLEHPEFDFADVKGQESIKRCMEIAAAGGHNIILIGPPGSGKTMISKRLPSILPPMSLREALETTKIHSVVGRVKEHQGLMSERPFRSPHHTISDVALVGGGAYPQPGEISLSHNGVLFLDELPEFKRSVLEVMRQPLEDREVTISRARFTVTYPSSFMLVASMNPSPGGYFNDPNAPVTSSPAEMQRYLSKISGPLLDRIDIHIEVTPVPFEKLSDETKAESSVDIRKRVTAARELQVERFRESVKTNYNAQMNVKQIRKYCALDDASKELLKTAMERLNLSARAYDRILKVSRTIADLEGAAIVTGTHISEAIQYRSLDRDGWLG from the coding sequence ATGCTAACTAAAGTTTATGGAAGTGCTGTTTTTGGGGTAGATGCTACTACAATTACAATAGAGGTAAATGTAGATAAAGGAGTAGGTTACCACCTTGTAGGGCTACCAGATAACGCAATTAAGGAAAGCAGCTATCGTATTGCAGCAGCATTACAGAATAATGGCTACAAGATACCAGGGAAGAAACTTATTCTTAATATGTCACCCGCAGATTTACGTAAAGAAGGATCTGCATATGACTTACCTCTTGCTACAGGTATACTTATTGCCACCGAACAAATTAAGGGAGATGAGGTAGAGAAATATATCCTTATGGGAGAACTTTCTCTCGATGGAGGTTTACAACCTATAAAAGGAGCTTTGCCCATAGCCATAAAAGCAAGAGAAGAAGGATATAAAGGGTTTATTTTACCCGCTCAAAATGCAAAAGAGGCAGCTATAGTAGATGGACTTGATGTTTACGGAGTAGAAAATATAAGTGAAGTAATTGCCTTTTTTGATAAAGGGACACCTCTTGAACCTACGGTTATAGATACTAGAGCCGAGTTTTATAAAAATCTTGAGCATCCAGAGTTTGACTTTGCAGATGTAAAAGGACAAGAATCTATAAAGCGTTGTATGGAAATTGCTGCAGCAGGAGGGCATAATATCATACTCATAGGGCCACCAGGATCTGGTAAAACCATGATTAGTAAAAGATTACCTAGTATTTTACCTCCCATGTCATTGCGAGAAGCGCTGGAAACTACTAAGATTCATTCTGTAGTAGGGCGAGTTAAGGAGCATCAAGGTCTTATGTCTGAGCGCCCTTTTAGAAGTCCGCATCATACTATTAGTGATGTTGCACTCGTAGGTGGCGGAGCTTACCCTCAACCTGGTGAGATATCTTTATCTCACAATGGCGTACTATTTTTAGATGAATTACCAGAATTTAAGCGTTCGGTATTAGAAGTGATGAGACAGCCACTCGAAGATAGAGAAGTTACTATATCCAGAGCGCGATTTACGGTTACTTATCCTTCTAGTTTTATGCTCGTAGCGAGTATGAATCCTAGTCCGGGAGGCTATTTTAATGATCCTAATGCTCCGGTTACTAGTAGCCCTGCAGAGATGCAGCGCTATCTAAGTAAAATATCTGGACCTTTACTAGATCGAATTGATATACATATTGAGGTAACGCCTGTTCCTTTTGAAAAGCTTAGTGATGAGACGAAGGCAGAGTCAAGTGTTGACATACGTAAACGTGTAACTGCAGCGAGAGAATTACAGGTAGAACGCTTTCGCGAAAGCGTAAAAACCAATTATAACGCTCAGATGAATGTGAAGCAAATAAGAAAATATTGCGCACTTGACGATGCATCAAAAGAGTTATTAAAAACTGCGATGGAACGTTTAAATCTATCTGCTAGGGCTTATGATCGTATTTTGAAAGTATCAAGAACCATAGCAGATCTTGAAGGTGCCGCTATCGTAACAGGTACTCATATTTCTGAAGCAATACAATATAGAAGCTTAGATCGTGATGGATGGTTGGGTTAA
- a CDS encoding CocE/NonD family hydrolase, with translation MNYTFKLLCIVCFFAFAKASSAQSRETILDTTYQVSEHYNKQEVRIKMRDGVHLHTTIYSPKDTSKSYPILMQRTPYSSKPYGEGQMRTAIAPNAYLMQEGNIIVYQDVRGRWMSEGKYDNMRAFIPNKTGTQIDEASDTYDTIEWLVNNVENNNGNVGTWGISYPGFYATYSLLSGHPALKAASPQACIGDFFFDDFHHNGAYLLSYWRATAVFGYQKDAPTTESWYDFPDLDSDDQFDFFLKTGPLSNLDKYYDETNEFWTQLKEHPNYDEFWQSRGLIQHLENIEPAVMVVGGLYDAEDLYGPWETYKNIEKRSNNYNTVVFGPWSHGDWARNKPRQAVGNVYFGDNISDYFQRDIETKFFNHFLKGGDKDGATGLPEAHIFDSGSKEWNSFEQWPPKKAMPASFFLGKDNALTGSPSSKYDAEKFVSDPANPVPYAEGKKMVFTPRKYMSDDQRFAAAREDVLVYETPVLDDDLTLVGDIMAKLNVATTGTSADWIVKIIDVYPDDVPNTQETEEGVEMAGYHQMVRSEVMRGRFRKSFERPQPFVAGEKDEVFVKLQDVLHTFKKGHKLQVQIQSTWFPLIDLNPQTYVDNIFEAKEEDFTKQTHSVFHSSKIEFNILTK, from the coding sequence ATGAATTACACCTTTAAACTACTTTGTATAGTATGCTTTTTTGCTTTCGCGAAAGCGTCATCTGCACAATCTCGAGAAACTATTTTGGATACCACCTATCAAGTTTCTGAGCATTATAACAAACAAGAAGTGCGTATCAAAATGAGAGATGGCGTGCATCTTCATACAACCATTTACTCTCCAAAGGATACCTCAAAATCGTATCCTATTCTAATGCAGCGCACGCCATATAGTTCAAAGCCTTATGGTGAGGGGCAAATGCGTACGGCGATAGCTCCTAATGCTTATTTAATGCAGGAGGGTAATATTATCGTATATCAAGATGTGCGTGGTCGCTGGATGAGTGAAGGTAAGTATGATAACATGCGAGCATTTATTCCTAATAAAACAGGAACCCAAATAGATGAAGCTAGTGATACCTATGATACGATAGAGTGGTTAGTAAATAACGTAGAGAATAATAACGGAAACGTAGGGACATGGGGTATTTCTTACCCTGGGTTTTATGCAACTTATTCTTTGTTAAGTGGTCATCCAGCTTTAAAAGCGGCATCACCACAAGCATGTATAGGCGATTTCTTTTTTGATGATTTTCATCATAACGGAGCTTATTTGTTAAGCTACTGGAGAGCAACTGCAGTTTTTGGTTACCAGAAAGATGCTCCTACTACAGAGTCTTGGTATGATTTTCCAGATTTAGATAGTGATGACCAGTTTGACTTTTTCTTGAAAACAGGTCCTTTATCAAACTTGGATAAATATTATGATGAGACTAATGAGTTCTGGACGCAATTAAAAGAACATCCTAACTATGATGAGTTCTGGCAATCTAGAGGGCTTATACAGCACCTAGAAAATATAGAGCCAGCCGTAATGGTTGTAGGAGGACTATATGATGCCGAAGATTTATACGGACCTTGGGAGACGTACAAGAACATCGAGAAACGCAGTAATAATTACAATACGGTTGTTTTTGGACCTTGGAGTCATGGAGACTGGGCTCGTAATAAGCCGAGACAAGCAGTGGGTAATGTATATTTTGGTGATAATATTTCAGATTATTTTCAAAGAGATATTGAGACAAAATTCTTTAATCACTTCTTAAAGGGTGGTGATAAAGACGGAGCTACAGGATTGCCAGAAGCACATATATTTGATTCAGGAAGTAAAGAGTGGAACTCTTTTGAACAATGGCCACCTAAAAAGGCTATGCCGGCTTCATTCTTCTTAGGAAAAGATAATGCACTTACTGGAAGCCCTTCCAGTAAATACGATGCAGAGAAGTTTGTAAGTGACCCAGCAAACCCAGTTCCGTATGCAGAAGGTAAAAAGATGGTATTTACACCACGTAAATACATGTCTGACGATCAGCGATTTGCTGCAGCGCGTGAGGATGTATTGGTATATGAAACACCGGTACTTGATGATGATTTGACGCTAGTAGGAGACATCATGGCAAAACTTAATGTAGCCACTACAGGAACATCTGCAGATTGGATTGTAAAAATTATTGATGTGTACCCAGATGATGTTCCTAATACTCAAGAAACAGAAGAAGGTGTAGAGATGGCAGGATATCACCAGATGGTACGTAGTGAGGTAATGCGCGGTCGTTTTAGAAAGAGCTTTGAGCGCCCTCAACCATTTGTTGCCGGAGAGAAAGATGAGGTTTTTGTTAAGCTACAAGACGTGCTTCATACTTTTAAGAAGGGACACAAATTGCAAGTACAAATACAAAGCACATGGTTTCCTCTTATAGATTTAAATCCGCAAACGTATGTGGATAATATCTTTGAGGCAAAAGAAGAAGATTTTACTAAACAAACACATAGCGTGTTCCACTCTTCAAAAATTGAATTTAATATTCTTACCAAATAA
- a CDS encoding protein-disulfide reductase DsbD family protein produces MTRKAFIIATSLLLFIVSGVAAQGFGITQVTLDPVAWEGSVEKVSDTEYVLHYQATVEDGWYIYAQETPAGIPFNFEFLQKDAGVIREKFARESETKTAYDEIFEEDVIKYAGQRPKLSMPITLTDKDITIVKSVINYQVCKEVCIPQDFYIAHNLKTGKVKAFTDYNEFEKYGATPAQKDKGEEEEGVIDDNGPSNKGSWATFFLSFLGGLAALFTPCVFPMIPMTVSYFTKQSKSRAAGIRNAIIYGISIIIIYVVLGLTVTGIFGATAIVEVSTSVTFNLVFFILLVVFAVSFFGAFEIMLPQKWANKIDSKADRGGFAGIFFMALALAIVSFSCTGPIVGVALVQSITEGGITPVISMLGFSTAIALPFALFAMFPGWLNSLPKSGGWLNTVKVVLGFLELGLALKFLSNADLVIDGHYLEREVFLVLLIAIMVGLALYLFGKIQLSHDTEVKNISVGRLLLGIMTTAFILYLIPGLWGAPLKLISGFPPPMNYSESPYGIGGQPTLSNSTAEFPENAEIGPHGLLSFTDYEAGMEYARNESKPVLLDFTGKACVNCRRMEELVWSKPGVLNILKNDVVLISLYGDSQEELPEAEQGVSASGRRIKTVGNKWSNFQIERYNLVAAPYYVMLDHDEKPLNKPVAYTPDAKKYENWLKTAITTFNNQ; encoded by the coding sequence ATGACGCGTAAAGCATTCATTATAGCAACTTCTCTACTATTATTTATAGTAAGTGGAGTGGCCGCACAAGGATTTGGCATCACTCAAGTAACACTTGATCCCGTAGCCTGGGAAGGATCTGTAGAGAAAGTGTCAGACACTGAGTATGTCTTGCATTACCAAGCCACTGTAGAAGATGGATGGTATATCTATGCTCAAGAAACTCCAGCTGGAATTCCTTTTAACTTTGAGTTTTTACAAAAGGATGCAGGTGTTATCCGTGAGAAATTTGCACGAGAGAGCGAGACCAAAACCGCTTACGATGAGATTTTTGAAGAGGATGTGATTAAATATGCAGGACAGCGTCCTAAGCTATCTATGCCTATTACGCTAACAGATAAAGATATTACCATTGTCAAGTCGGTTATAAACTATCAGGTATGTAAAGAAGTGTGTATTCCACAAGACTTTTATATTGCTCACAACCTCAAAACGGGTAAAGTCAAAGCCTTTACAGATTATAATGAGTTTGAAAAATATGGAGCAACACCAGCACAAAAAGATAAAGGAGAAGAAGAGGAAGGTGTGATAGATGATAATGGACCTAGTAACAAAGGTTCGTGGGCTACATTTTTTCTATCTTTTCTAGGAGGTCTTGCAGCTCTTTTTACCCCTTGCGTGTTCCCTATGATCCCTATGACGGTGAGCTACTTTACAAAACAAAGTAAATCTCGAGCTGCTGGTATACGTAATGCTATCATTTATGGCATCTCTATCATTATTATATATGTAGTACTGGGACTCACAGTAACTGGTATTTTTGGAGCTACCGCAATTGTTGAGGTCTCTACTAGTGTTACTTTTAATCTAGTGTTCTTTATATTACTAGTAGTATTTGCCGTTTCATTTTTCGGAGCCTTTGAGATTATGCTTCCTCAAAAATGGGCAAATAAGATAGACAGCAAAGCAGATCGTGGAGGATTTGCAGGTATATTTTTTATGGCGCTTGCACTCGCTATCGTTTCCTTTAGCTGTACGGGTCCTATAGTAGGCGTTGCACTAGTACAATCTATCACAGAAGGCGGTATTACCCCAGTTATAAGTATGCTTGGATTCTCTACTGCGATAGCGCTGCCATTTGCATTATTTGCAATGTTTCCAGGGTGGTTAAATAGTTTGCCAAAATCTGGCGGATGGCTTAACACAGTAAAAGTAGTTTTAGGATTTTTAGAGCTTGGACTAGCACTTAAATTTTTATCAAATGCAGATTTGGTAATTGATGGTCATTACCTAGAGCGCGAGGTGTTTTTAGTATTGCTTATTGCAATCATGGTTGGGCTAGCACTATATTTATTTGGTAAAATCCAACTATCACATGACACAGAAGTAAAGAATATCTCTGTGGGCAGATTACTACTTGGGATAATGACTACTGCTTTCATTTTATACCTCATTCCTGGATTATGGGGTGCGCCACTTAAACTTATAAGTGGTTTCCCACCGCCTATGAATTATAGCGAGTCGCCTTATGGAATAGGAGGGCAGCCTACACTCTCTAATAGTACGGCAGAGTTTCCAGAAAATGCAGAAATAGGACCGCACGGATTATTATCCTTTACAGATTATGAAGCAGGTATGGAGTATGCTCGTAATGAGAGCAAACCTGTACTGCTAGATTTTACTGGAAAAGCTTGTGTAAACTGTCGTCGTATGGAAGAGCTAGTGTGGTCTAAACCGGGCGTGTTAAATATCTTAAAGAATGATGTTGTTTTGATATCTTTATACGGAGACTCTCAAGAAGAGCTTCCAGAAGCCGAGCAGGGAGTAAGTGCTTCAGGACGTCGCATTAAAACAGTAGGTAACAAGTGGAGTAACTTCCAGATAGAACGTTATAATCTTGTCGCAGCACCATATTATGTAATGCTGGATCATGATGAAAAACCGTTAAACAAGCCTGTAGCTTATACTCCTGATGCAAAAAAGTATGAAAACTGGCTTAAAACTGCCATCACAACCTTTAACAATCAATAA